One segment of Cardiocondyla obscurior isolate alpha-2009 linkage group LG15, Cobs3.1, whole genome shotgun sequence DNA contains the following:
- the Nd-49 gene encoding NADH-ubiquinone oxidoreductase 49 kDa subunit, whose translation MAARVLGSILRKNAGFFGAGRVLSPKNAPAVVDIQHRNSHQWNPDKEYLEQFSRPVLYSTGIDWEPPEKDSELMPLPLAERTIQNIKLNFGPQHPAAHGVLRLILELDGEIVVSADPHVGLLHRGTEKLIEYKTYMQALPYFDRLDYVSMMCNEQCFSLAIEKLLNIDVPLRAKYIRVLFAEITRILNHIMGIGTHALDIGALTPFFWLFEEREKLMEFYERVSGARMHAAYIRPGGVSLDLPLGLMDDIYDWASKYTERLDEVEDLLTDNRIWKQRTTDVGTVSAEDALNWGFSGVMLRGSGIKWDLRKVAPYDAYHLVDFDVPVGTNGDCYDRYLCRVEEMRQSLRIIHQCLNQMPPGEVRCDDAKIVPPRREEMKSSMEALIHHFKLFTQGFQVPPGATYTAIEAPKGEFGVYLVSDGSSKPYRCKIKAPGFAHLAALQYIGPKHFLADVVAIIGTLDIVFGEIDR comes from the exons ATGGCTGCGAGAGTGTTAGGCTCGATCTTACGTAAAAATGCAGGATTTTTCGGAGCTGGGAGGGTGCTGTCGCCGAAAAATGCGCCGGCGGTCGTCGACAT CCAACATCGTAATTCTCATCAGTGGAATCCGGACAAAGAGTACCTCGAACAGTTCAGCAGGCCCGTGTTGTACTCTACCGGCATTGACTGGGAACCTCCAGAAAAAGATTCTGAGTTGATGCCGCTTCCCTTAGCAGAGCGGACCATACAGAACATAAAACTTAACTTCGGCCCGCAGCATCCGGCCGCTCATGGCGTTCTGCGGCTTATTCTAGAATTGGACGGCGAGATTGTGGTATCCGCCGATCCACACGTTGGTCTCCTACATCGTGGTACAGAAAAATTGATCGAGTACAAGACGTATATGCAGGCGCTCCCCTACTTCGATCGTTTGGACTACGTTTCTATGATGTGCAACGAGCAATGCTTCTCTTTGGCAATCGAAAAATTACTCAACATAGATGTTCCCCTGCGTGCAAAGTATATTCGAG TTCTCTTTGCGGAAATTACCAGGATTTTAAATCACATTATGGGTATTGGTACGCACGCGTTGGACATCGGTGCTCTCACACCTTTCTTTTGGCTGTTTGAGGAGCGTGAAAAGTTAATGGAATTTTACGAGCGTGTAAGCGGCGCTCGTATGCATGCAGCTTATATAAGACCAGGCGGTGTCTCGTTGGATTTACCATTGGGTTTGATGGACGATATATACGATTGGGCCTCTAAATACACTGAGCGATTAGACGAAGTAGAAGATCTTTTAACAGATAACAGAATTTGGAAACAGCGTACGACTGACGTCGGTACCGTATCTGCGGAAGATGCACTGAATTGGGGTTTCAGCGGTGTGATGTTAAGAGGTTCTGGAATTAAATGGGATTTGAGAAAAGTCGCACCCTACGATGCTTATCATCTGGTAGATTTTGACGTTCCAGTTGGCACAAACGGAGATTGCTACGACAG ATATCTGTGCCGTGTTGAAGAGATGCGGCAATCGCTGCGCATTATTCACCAGTGTTTGAATCAGATGCCCCCAGGTGAAGTTCGATGCGATGACGCTAAAATTGTGCCACCAAGACGCGAGGAAATGAAGAGCAGCATGGAGGCGCTTATTCATCACTTCAAGCTATTTACTCAGGGTTTCCAAGTGCCACCAGGAGCGACGTATACAGCCATCGAGGCACCGAAGGGCGAGTTTGGCGTTTACCTTGTTAGCGACGGCAGCAGTAAGCCATatcgttgcaaaattaaagcgCCGGGATTTGCACATTTGGCAGCTCTGCAATACATTGGTCCCAAGCACTTTCTCGCCGACGTGGTCGCTATCATTGGCACGTTGGACATCGTATTCGGCGAAATCGATAGATAA
- the LOC139108626 gene encoding ankyrin repeat and protein kinase domain-containing protein 1 isoform X2 yields the protein MPTECIANPLQRELADSIIRLQPLDEIRIILACGAKPNEPVTQGLRPLHYAVWQRYTEAAQLLLVRGADIDATDECGYSALHLAAEHGYLDLVKLLLKYGAKVDHRQDTGELFPRTMLCDEPLRLALRNRHVEVARILLEAGANPNKRYFFGSEINLVSPLDLECMELLLAFGAHPNTRDRAGLTPLMKAARLPQGIASVLLLLSYGADVNAMADARHDYRTVLHYAILGGDPTVINLLLKQGARLDLGPDYQKPTALDLAILKGDPSIVEKLLEAGADVNASSPIIGSPLHVACADNIPNRLEILCMLLERGADPNLVIRSDDGPALRPVLAEYVASNENPSVQVVALLLKYGARVVIKTQFRDPHGILNSLQNTADKPRLLQALLEAAESFDPCMIRRSSSLTDAQRALVMEAAKTPLPLTHQARLIIRKLCGTKLPKIVRKLQLPQSLHRYLLYDYY from the exons ATGCCGACCGAGTGCATAGCCAACCCGTTGCAACGGGAGCTGGCCGACTCGATAATACGGCTGCAGCCACTCGACGAGATCCGCATTATCTTGGCATGCGGCGCTAAGCCGAACGAGCCGGTCACTCAGGGCCTCAGGCCCCTGCATTATGCCGTTTGGCAGAGGTACACCGAGGCTGCCCAATTGCTGCTGGTGCGCGGCGCCGACATCGATGCCACCGACGAGTGCGGCTACTCCGCCCTGCATCTTGCCGCTGAACACGGCTACCTCGATCTGGTAAAGCTACTGCTGAAATATGGCGCTAAAGTGGACCATCGACAAGACACGGGAGAGCTCTTTCCTAG GACTATGTTGTGCGATGAACCACTGCGCTTGGCCCTGCGAAACCGTCACGTCGAGGTTGCGAGGATCTTGCTGGAAGCTGGCGCTAATCCGAACAAGAGGTACTTCTTCGGCTCTGAGATTAATCTAGTGTCGCCCTTGGATCTGGAGTGTATGGAGCTGCTGTTAGCCTTCGGCGCTCATCCGAACACCCGGGATCGCGCGGGTTTGACGCCCCTCATGAAGGCCGCCAGATTGCCGCAG GGAATAGCTTCAGTTCTTCTCCTGCTGAGTTACGGTGCGGACGTCAACGCGATGGCAGACGCCAGGCACGATTATCGAACGGTGCTGCATTACGCGATCCTTGGCGGCGATCCGACCGTGATCAATCTGTTGCTGAAGCAAGGCGCTCGGCTGGACCTCGGGCCGGACTATCAAAAACCGACAGCCTTGGATCTGGCCATACTCAAGGGCGATCCGTCGATCGTCGAGAAGCTGCTCGAGGCGG GCGCGGACGTGAACGCCTCGTCGCCGATCATCGGCTCGCCTCTGCACGTAGCGTGCGCGGACAACATCCCGAACCGGCTGGAGATCCTGTGCATGCTGCTGGAACGGGGCGCCGATCCGAATCTGGTAATACGTAGCGACGACGGGCCGGCGCTGCGACCGGTGCTCGCCGAGTACGTCGCGTCGAACGAGAACCCGTCGGTCCAAGTGGTAGCGTTGCTGCTCAAGTACGGTGCCCGAGTGGTGATCAAGACGCAGTTCCGAGATCCGCACGGCATCCTCAACTCTTTGCAGAACACGGCGGATAAGCCGCGATTGCTGCAGGCGCTGCTCGAGGCGGCGGAGAGCTTCGATCCCTGCATGATCCGACGGTCCAGCAGCCTGACGGACGCGCAGAGAGCCCTGGTGATGGAGGCGGCGAAAACTCCTCTGCCCTTGACCCATCAGGCGAGGCTGATCATCCGCAAGCTCTGCGGCACGAAATTACCGAAGATCGTCAGGAAGCTGCAGCTGCCGCAATCGTTACACCGTTATCTTCTCTACGATTATTACTAG
- the LOC139108632 gene encoding broad-complex core protein isoforms 1/2/3/4/5 produces MESGNNLPNPGTYPGGDRQQFCVSWTSHQSNMHSAFPKLLSSEQFVDVTLACDGGSIKCHKVVLSACSDYLERLLLEIPCTHPVIFLRDMKMWELQALVEFMYRGEVYVEQQQLATLMQAAEVLQVRGLSTQGSDNSVNESNTQSCESNAPVTPSTPTHGDSNYKDTSSNEDGSTSDFLSCTPMASTGNNSSTITPPVSHNPNSSNFVNMEHSEALQHLEKALSACEATLTETQGMVKMEPDEQFAQQQEKPYSISMVSGNNCSNPSSPFPAIEGYQRRQRRSEEELKQASDMVARGMTFQVASEKYKIPISTIRFYMVRKGILQRRKRGRGSSNLGMNSQPSSPASPPYHMMNYRLPESLNSSLP; encoded by the exons ATGGAATCTGGAAATAATTTACCCAATCCGGGTACTTATCCCGGAGGAGATCGCCAACAATTCTGTGTCTCTTGGACTTCCCATCAATCAAATATGCACAGTGCGTTTCCAAAGTTACTCAGCTCGGAGCAGTTTGTTGATGTGACTTTAGCTTGTGACGGAGGCTCGATAAAGTGTCACAAGGTTGTGTTGTCCGCCTGCAGCGACTATTTGGAACGTCTTTTGTTGGAAATACCGTGCACTCATCCGGTCATCTTCTTGAGAGACATGAAAATGTGGGAGCTTCAGGCTCTGGTTGAATTTATGTATCGTGGAGAAGTGTATGTCGAGCAACAACAGCTAGCTACATTGATGCAGGCAGCAGAAGTTTTGCag gTCCGTGGCTTATCCACTCAGGGAAGTGATAACTCGGTAAATGAGAGCAATACACAATCGTGCGAGTCTAATGCACCCGTCACTCCGTCGACTCCTACTCACGGAGACAGCAACTATAAGGATACTTCTTCTAACGAAGATGGAAGTACCTCTGACTTCCTCTCATGCACGCCGATGGCTAGCACAGGAAACAACTCGTCCACTATTACTCCTCCTGTTTCGCATAACCCCAACTCCTCCAACTTTGTAAACATGGAACACAGCGAAGCGCTACAACATTTAGAAAAAGCTCTTAGCGCTTGCGAAGCGACTCTCACCGAAACCCAGGGTATGGTAAAAATGGAGCCGGATGAACAGTTCGCACAACAGCAGGAAAAACCTTATTCTATTAGCATGGTATCCGGTAATAATTGCAGTAATCCTAGCAGCCCATTTCCCGCGATCGAAG gtTATCAAAGACGACAAAGGCGTTCAGAAGAGGAACTCAAACAAGCTTCGGACATGGTAGCACGCGGCATGACGTTTCAAGTAGCTTCGGAAAAGTACAAGATACCGATCAGCACAATCCGCTTCTACATGGTCAGAAAAGGCATTTTACAGAGGCGAAAACGCGGTCGCGGCTCCAGCAATCTCGGTATGAACAGCCAGCCAAGTAGTCCGGCCAGTCCACCGTACCATATGATGAATTATCGTTTGCCGGAAAGCCTAAATTCCAGCCTACCGTAG
- the LOC139108626 gene encoding ankyrin repeat and protein kinase domain-containing protein 1 isoform X1: protein MLEHRTVFDMPTECIANPLQRELADSIIRLQPLDEIRIILACGAKPNEPVTQGLRPLHYAVWQRYTEAAQLLLVRGADIDATDECGYSALHLAAEHGYLDLVKLLLKYGAKVDHRQDTGELFPRTMLCDEPLRLALRNRHVEVARILLEAGANPNKRYFFGSEINLVSPLDLECMELLLAFGAHPNTRDRAGLTPLMKAARLPQGIASVLLLLSYGADVNAMADARHDYRTVLHYAILGGDPTVINLLLKQGARLDLGPDYQKPTALDLAILKGDPSIVEKLLEAGADVNASSPIIGSPLHVACADNIPNRLEILCMLLERGADPNLVIRSDDGPALRPVLAEYVASNENPSVQVVALLLKYGARVVIKTQFRDPHGILNSLQNTADKPRLLQALLEAAESFDPCMIRRSSSLTDAQRALVMEAAKTPLPLTHQARLIIRKLCGTKLPKIVRKLQLPQSLHRYLLYDYY from the exons ATGCTGGAGCATCGCACCGTTTTCGAC ATGCCGACCGAGTGCATAGCCAACCCGTTGCAACGGGAGCTGGCCGACTCGATAATACGGCTGCAGCCACTCGACGAGATCCGCATTATCTTGGCATGCGGCGCTAAGCCGAACGAGCCGGTCACTCAGGGCCTCAGGCCCCTGCATTATGCCGTTTGGCAGAGGTACACCGAGGCTGCCCAATTGCTGCTGGTGCGCGGCGCCGACATCGATGCCACCGACGAGTGCGGCTACTCCGCCCTGCATCTTGCCGCTGAACACGGCTACCTCGATCTGGTAAAGCTACTGCTGAAATATGGCGCTAAAGTGGACCATCGACAAGACACGGGAGAGCTCTTTCCTAG GACTATGTTGTGCGATGAACCACTGCGCTTGGCCCTGCGAAACCGTCACGTCGAGGTTGCGAGGATCTTGCTGGAAGCTGGCGCTAATCCGAACAAGAGGTACTTCTTCGGCTCTGAGATTAATCTAGTGTCGCCCTTGGATCTGGAGTGTATGGAGCTGCTGTTAGCCTTCGGCGCTCATCCGAACACCCGGGATCGCGCGGGTTTGACGCCCCTCATGAAGGCCGCCAGATTGCCGCAG GGAATAGCTTCAGTTCTTCTCCTGCTGAGTTACGGTGCGGACGTCAACGCGATGGCAGACGCCAGGCACGATTATCGAACGGTGCTGCATTACGCGATCCTTGGCGGCGATCCGACCGTGATCAATCTGTTGCTGAAGCAAGGCGCTCGGCTGGACCTCGGGCCGGACTATCAAAAACCGACAGCCTTGGATCTGGCCATACTCAAGGGCGATCCGTCGATCGTCGAGAAGCTGCTCGAGGCGG GCGCGGACGTGAACGCCTCGTCGCCGATCATCGGCTCGCCTCTGCACGTAGCGTGCGCGGACAACATCCCGAACCGGCTGGAGATCCTGTGCATGCTGCTGGAACGGGGCGCCGATCCGAATCTGGTAATACGTAGCGACGACGGGCCGGCGCTGCGACCGGTGCTCGCCGAGTACGTCGCGTCGAACGAGAACCCGTCGGTCCAAGTGGTAGCGTTGCTGCTCAAGTACGGTGCCCGAGTGGTGATCAAGACGCAGTTCCGAGATCCGCACGGCATCCTCAACTCTTTGCAGAACACGGCGGATAAGCCGCGATTGCTGCAGGCGCTGCTCGAGGCGGCGGAGAGCTTCGATCCCTGCATGATCCGACGGTCCAGCAGCCTGACGGACGCGCAGAGAGCCCTGGTGATGGAGGCGGCGAAAACTCCTCTGCCCTTGACCCATCAGGCGAGGCTGATCATCCGCAAGCTCTGCGGCACGAAATTACCGAAGATCGTCAGGAAGCTGCAGCTGCCGCAATCGTTACACCGTTATCTTCTCTACGATTATTACTAG